The nucleotide sequence GGCGAAGACGGGGTTGCCGGTACCCAGATAGAGCGGGCCGAACAGCCACTGATAGCCCAGCATATGTTCCGACCCGCCCAGTGACTCGGCCATGGGGTAGAGCACGTTGCCCTGCGACCAGTGCGCCGGATCACCGGAAAGCGCGTGCGTTCCCCAGGCCAGAATCCACAGGTTGAGGAAGATATCCTGCCGCCACCAGCCGCCAAGCGGGCCGAAGATACGCGCATCGACGACGTGGTCCCATAGGTGGCGCCCCAACGGCCAAGTCATGGCGATGCTCGCCAGGCCAAAGGCCGCCGTCAGAAGGAAGAGCTGCCGCGCCCTCATTCTCGGCAACATCGAGCGTCACTCGGAGTAATACACCAACACCGCGGGACTCATTCAGGTATGAGACCCTACGGCGCGCGAATCACAAACGACTTCGGAAGACCGGGCTGTCCGATCGTGTCGAGCACCCGGACCGTCAGGAGCGTATCTCCGCTTGGAAACGAGAACTCGGTACCCACCAACGCACAGAATTGCTCGTCGGTGCCGCTGCCGAGGAAGAAGAACGAACCGCCTGATCCCGTGCAGGCTTCTCCGCTCGACGAGCGAACGTTGAACCGGCAACCGAGGTCGTTCAGCACATCGGCGACCAGCTGGGTGCCGGCAAAGCTCGGCGGCGTGATCGCGGGCACGCCGCCAACCGGAGCCGGTACCGGCCCGCGATCGCAGACCGCCCCGCTGCCGTTGCCCAAAGGTCGAGCCGGCTGAATCTGGAGGTCGGGGCGTACGCTCGGATCGTCCTCGGCCCAGTTGAACACCGTGGTACCGACCGAGCGCCGGCCCGCGCCCTTCTTGGCCTCCACGACCAGGTAGAAGCCCTGCCGCACCAGCACTCGGTAGATGGGATTGCCACCTTTGTCCGTACCGATCGGAGTCGGTGCCACACCGCTGAGGTTGGCCACGCCGACGTAGGTCAGGTCCGGCCCGATCGGCGGCGGGGTGGCCGTGCGCGTCGCCGTCACCGTCGCCGTTCGCGTCGGCGTCGCGGTGCGCGTCGGGGTTCGGGTCAGTGTGGACGTCCACGTCACCGTCGGGGTCCGCGTTGGACTCGGCGTCCGGGTCGGGCTCGGTGTGCGGGTAAGCGTGAAGGTGGCGGTCGGCGTCACGCTCGGTGTGGCGGAAGGGGTATTGGTTACGGTCGGCGACGGCGTCGCAGAGGCGGTCGCCGTGGGCGTAAACGAGCTTGTGCGTGAAGGCGTTACGGTCGCCGTCACGCTCGCGGTCGGCGTCGCGCTCGGCGTTTTGGTTGCAGTGACGGTGGCAGTGCGCGAAGGCGTCAGGGTCATCGTCGCCGTGCCCGTGGCCGTGCCAGTCCTAGATGGAGTCAGTGTCAGAGTAACGGACGGGGTTCGAGTTGCCGTACGTGTCGTGGTCGGTGTGGTCGTAGCGCTCGGTGTTGCCGTCGCACTCACGGTTGCAGTTGCCGTTGCGGTTCGTGTTAGGGTGGCGGAGGGCGTCAGCGTCCCGGTGGCGCTCGGCACAGCGGTCGGCGTTGAGGTCGGCGTTTTGCTCGCCGTTGCCGTCATTGACGCCGTTGGAGTCCGCGACGGCGTCGCCGTCATTGTAGCGGTCCGAGTCGCTGAGGCAGTCGCGGTCGGGCTCGCACTCGGCGTAGAACTCGGCGTCTGGGTCACTGTGGCGGTCGCGGAGGTCGAGTAGGTCGCGGTCGCGGTGGGGGACTCGGTCGCCGTCCAGGTCGCCGTGCTACTGGCGGTGGATGACGGGGTGAAAGTCGCTGTCGGCGAATTAGTCGGCGTTCGGGTGGCAGTTGGAATTATCACAATGGTGCCGGTGGGCGAAGGCGTAAAGGTGCGCGTGCGAGAAGGCGACGCGCTCGGCGGGGGCGTGCGCGTCCTGGTCGCACTCGGGGTGAATGTGAGCACGCGTGTAACAGTTGGTGTCGGCGAGCGCGACGGTGTCCGCGTACGCGTCGGCGTACTGCTGGCACTCCCCTTCGCGGTGACCGTCGTCGTGCGCGAAGCCGTCGAGGTGGCTGCCGCCGTCTCAGTTATGCTCGGCGTCGCTGTGACAGATGCAGTCGGAGTCATGCTCGCCGATGGGGGAGACGACGTTACAGACATCTCCGGCGTTGCCGTCGCGCTTTCGGACGGGGTCGGACTCGACGTCGGCGTTTCCGTAGCCGAGGCAATTGTGCTCGCCGAAGGCGTTGGCGACGCTGTCGCGGTTTGCGTTGCCGTGGCAGCCGCGCTCGGCGTCAAGCTGCTGGTTGGAGGTGGCGCGGTCGACGTCGGGCTCCCCGTGGCTGTGCCACTCGGAGTTGCCGTTGTCGTGGCCGTACTCGATGGGCTGGGCGAAAAGCGTGTGGTTGATGTTGCTGACGGCGACGGTGACGGTCTCGCAGTTGCCGTGGCAGATGCACTGGGTGTCGCCGTTACTTCACCCCAGCGCCCTATCACAGCGACCAGATCGGCTGCGGTCACCAAGCCATCGCGGTTCGCATCGAACTCGGCGCAGGCGTCGCCGCGCCCGAAAAGAGCCACCGGCAACGCAGCCAGCACCGCCTCGCGGGCGCTCGGGCAAGCCCCTAGGGCTTGCCCTGCGCCACCAATCACGACCAGCCCCATTGCCAGCGCCACCGCGCCTACCCAGCCCGTCCCCCTTGCCAAGGCCGAGGACGCGACCCGGCTGCACATCATCGCCGACCCTGTTCTACTGCTGCCGCACGTCGTCGCGCTACGTGATGATTCTTGCCAACCACTACCGACTTTGGCCCCTTCGGCGTCCCCTGGCGCGGGCTGACGCCCGCAACCCAAACATGGAGAGTTGCAGTCCGTCATGCCCGCAATCCTCTAGCGGGCATCCAGGCGGGGCGGCGAGCTTGCCCGCACCCCCGCCCATGGATTCCCCCGCCTAAAGCTTGCGGGAATGACGCTCCAAGAATCTGCGCGGCGCGCGAAGAAGGTCGGGAATAGTAGTTCAGGGCAGGCACTCGACTTCGCGCTGCGCTGGGCACCCCCGCCGCCACTGCGTCGCCTTTCGCCCGTCCCCCTGGCGTGCCGACACCCTCGGCTTCCGCCGCTCGGGCCGCACCGCCGGCGGCGGCCGCACAGCTCACAGACGCCCTTCCAACTCAAGCCGCTTCCGTCACCCCTCAGCAACCTGACGCCGGCCCTCCGCCAGCAACCGCTCGAGTTTTATCCTAACCAAATTGGGGTCAACGATCGGCTTCGCCAGGTAGTCATCGCAGCCGGCGGCCAAAGCCTTCTGTTCATCCCCAGCCATCGCCTGCGCTGTCAAGGCGATAATTGGAATGGAGCGGCCCTTCTCCAATTCACGTATGCGGCGCGTAGCCTCCCAACCGTCCATAACCGGCATCTTCAAGTCCATGAAGATCGCGTCTGGCGGCTCCCGCTCGACGGCCGCTACCGCTTCCAGCCCGTTACTGGCCTCGACAATCTCGAACTCGCCGATCCGCTTAAGCCGGTACACCAGGATTCGCCGATTATCCAGGTTGTCCTCTACCACCAGTATCCGCTTCCGACCCATGCTTCTTCCCTGCCACTCAGAATTCGCACGCAGCCGCTCTTCGCTTCCCGACCCTGCCCAGCCGCCATCCTCAGAACAGCGGACAAAAGAAAAGGGCCGGGAGCGCAGCTGCTTCCCGGCCCTTTTTTTCTCAGAGAGTCAGTCGCTTTTCAACTACGGCAGCACCGGCACGTGCATTTCGTCGCCTTCGCCCGAGTCCAGCCGCGAACCATCGTAGTTAAGATTGAACGCGGCCGAGAACGCCGTCCCAGCAACCCCGTCCGTATACAGCTCCTCAGCCACCCCGAGCAACCCATGGAACGCTTGGCTCGACGGCACCCCGCGGACGCGCGTCTGTCCAGTCAGCGTGCCCTGCACCCCGACCGAGAAAATCGACGAATAGTCGTCGGCGGCGCCGGCTCTAGTGTCCAGGTCCGCGAGCCGGATCGACTTGAAGCAGTCAACTCTGGTGGCCGAAGAGAACCGCTGCTCAAACTCGTTGATGATCGCCAGCTGCACCGCCGTCACTGTCTGCAGGCTGGGGTCCTCCTCAAGACGCTCCGTGCACGGCACCAATGTCAGCACGGTCCGCACCGTTCGGTTATCCCCGAACGGGAACGAGTCCTCGAAAAAATGATTCAGGATAAGCGTTCCCGGGCACGCGGCGTACTCCTCCGTACCGCACTCCGCCGACGGCGTTGTCCCGAGACAAAGCGTCGTGTCGGTATTCACTTGCCCCTCGATCGCGCGAACACCCACCGCGTTGTACTGCCGAACATCAACGCTCCCGGGCGCGCCGCCGGTGACCTCGTAAATACGCGCCGAACCCGTGAAGTGATTGCCGTCGACCGGCTGCGCGTCGTTTATGTTGTTTACTTCGACGCACTTCAACTCGCCGACGAAGGGATCAGTCACCGGCCCGATGGACCCGCCCTGGATACCGCAACCCGTCGTCCCATCACACGGCAGTGGCGCCTGCGGATTGTCACCCGCAACAAACCCGATTGGCTGCGCCGGCGTGAACTCTATAAAGAAGTTCGACACCGTCCATTGCGCCTGGCATCGCCCGCCAAAAACTTGGCAATTTAGCACCGGGTCATCCGTATTCGGGTCACACGGCAATATTGGGATGTTGTCGCATCGCCCTGTCGAGTTA is from Deltaproteobacteria bacterium and encodes:
- a CDS encoding response regulator; protein product: MGRKRILVVEDNLDNRRILVYRLKRIGEFEIVEASNGLEAVAAVEREPPDAIFMDLKMPVMDGWEATRRIRELEKGRSIPIIALTAQAMAGDEQKALAAGCDDYLAKPIVDPNLVRIKLERLLAEGRRQVAEG